Proteins encoded by one window of Candidatus Sumerlaea chitinivorans:
- a CDS encoding Sulfur carrier protein adenylyltransferase ThiF, producing MGLTAQQRERYLRHLLLPQIGEQGQEKLLASKVLILGVGGLGSPAALYLAAAGVGTLGLVDSDVVEESNLQRQVLHSTRNVGKSKLESARERITELNPDVQVRLHETRLTSQNAMEILADYDVIVDGSDNFPTRYLSNDACVLLKKPNVYGALFRFEGQASVFDATRGPCYRCLFPEPPPPGAVPSCAEAGVLGVLPGLIGVVQATETIKLLLGIGTPLVGRLLLYDALAMSFRTIALKRNRDCPVCGEKPTIRKLIDYEHFCSGGHATMTGIEEITVDELAERLREGGDFVLVDCRNPEEHAQARIDGAMLIPLGTLPERLSELESYRDKTVIVHCAKGGRSARACQILKQAGFARPINVRGGISEWIARGYPVER from the coding sequence ATGGGACTTACGGCTCAACAGCGCGAACGGTATCTCCGGCATTTGCTCCTACCTCAGATTGGTGAGCAAGGTCAGGAAAAGCTACTTGCCAGCAAAGTGCTGATCCTCGGTGTGGGGGGGCTCGGGAGTCCGGCGGCGCTCTACCTTGCTGCAGCTGGCGTGGGCACTCTTGGTTTGGTGGATAGCGACGTTGTGGAGGAGTCGAACCTTCAACGGCAAGTGCTTCACAGCACACGCAACGTGGGCAAGTCCAAGCTCGAGAGCGCTCGCGAGAGGATCACCGAGCTCAATCCCGATGTTCAAGTGCGTCTACATGAAACTCGCCTCACGAGCCAAAACGCGATGGAGATTTTGGCGGATTATGATGTCATCGTAGATGGGTCAGACAATTTCCCCACGCGCTATCTCTCGAACGACGCCTGTGTCTTGCTAAAAAAGCCCAACGTCTACGGTGCGCTCTTTCGTTTCGAAGGGCAGGCCTCGGTCTTCGATGCCACGCGGGGGCCATGCTACCGCTGCCTTTTCCCAGAGCCGCCACCTCCCGGCGCCGTGCCCAGTTGTGCGGAGGCGGGTGTGCTGGGCGTGCTGCCCGGCCTGATCGGTGTGGTACAAGCGACGGAGACCATCAAGCTACTGCTTGGCATCGGTACCCCGCTTGTGGGGCGTCTCTTGTTGTACGACGCACTGGCGATGAGTTTTCGTACCATTGCGCTAAAGCGCAACCGCGACTGCCCAGTCTGTGGCGAAAAGCCAACAATCCGCAAGTTGATCGACTACGAACACTTCTGTTCAGGAGGACATGCAACCATGACAGGCATCGAAGAAATTACAGTGGACGAGCTTGCTGAGCGCCTACGCGAAGGGGGAGATTTCGTTCTTGTGGACTGTCGAAATCCAGAGGAACATGCGCAGGCGCGCATTGATGGCGCGATGCTCATCCCGTTGGGGACTCTCCCGGAGCGACTTTCGGAGCTTGAGTCCTATCGCGATAAAACAGTCATCGTCCACTGTGCAAAGGGTGGGCGGAGTGCCCGTGCCTGTCAAATCCTCAAGCAAGCTGGTTTTGCACGACCCATAAACGTACGGGGCGGCATTTCTGAGTGGATCGCGCGTGGGTATCCCGTGGAACGCTGA